From Salmo salar chromosome ssa09, Ssal_v3.1, whole genome shotgun sequence:
ggctgcctaataattatgcacaccttgatataaggtgttattcacttgcgccacaccctccctcattacacaaatacatatcacctgaaaatgattaaatccaataagcattcaagtttatatggtttggagttcgaaaatgtgaatagaaacaatgataagatcagaatactcacttgcctaataattgtgcacgcagtgtatacagaatggtgtcgtctgcgtagaggtggatcagagaatcaccagcagcaagagcgacattgatgtatacagagaaaaagagtcggcccgagaattgaacactgtgacacccccatggagactgccagagatctggacaacaggccctccgatttgacacactgaactctatcagagaagtagttggtgaaccaggcgaggcagtcatttgagaaaccaaggctgttgagtctgccaataaggatgtggtgattgacagagtcgaaagccttggccaggtcaatgaatacagctgcacagtattgtctcttatcgatggcggttatgatatcgtttaggaccttgagcgtggctgaggtgcacccatgaccagctcagaaaccagattgcatagcggagaaggtacggtgggattcaaaatggtcggtgatctgttaacttggcttttgaagaccttagaaaggcagggtaagatagatataggtctgtagcagttcgggtctagagtgtctccccttgaagagggggatgaccgcggcagctttccactctttggggatctcagactatacgaaagaggttgaacaggctagtaataggggttgcaacaatttcggcagatcattttagaaagagagggtccagattgtctagccggctgatttgtaggggtccagattttgcagatctttcagaacatcagctatctggatttgggtgaaggagaaatgtgggaggcttgggcaagttgctgtggagggtgcagagctgttgaccggggtaggggtagccaggtggaaagcatggccagccgtaaaaaaaggcttattgaaattctcaattatcgtggatttatcggtggtgacagtgttacctagcctcagtgcagtgggcagctgggaggaggtgctcttattctccatggactttacagtgtcccagaactttttggagtttgcgctacaggatgcaaatttctgcttgaaaaacctagcctttgctttcctaactgcctgtgtatattggttcctaacttccctgaaaagttgcatatcacgggggctatttgatgctaatgcagtacgccacaggatgtttttgtgctggtcaagggcagtcaggtctggagtgaaccaagggctatatctgtttcttggttctacattttttgaacagGGAgtaaggaaggccaaaaagatcatcaaggacatcaaccacctgagccactgcctgttcaccccgctatcatccagaaggcgaggtcaatacaggtccatcaaagctggaaccgagagactgaaaaacagcttctaacaGCCATCACAGCACATTAGAgactgctgcctataggcatagactaggaatcactggccactttaaggaatggaacactagtcacttgaataatgttttacatatctggcattacacttctcatatgtatatactgtattctatggtATCTTAGACACTTAAttcttacatatcttgcattactcatctcatatgtatatactgtttttctatactattctactgtaccttagtccgttccgctctgacatcgctcgtccatatgtatatagtcttaattcattcctacttagatgtgtgtatatgttgtgtaatttattatttgttagatattactgcactgtcagagctagaagcacaagaattgcgctacacccgcaataacatcatgtgtatgtgaccaataaaatgttatttgatttgaatgtTTATAGATGAAGCTGTGCATTTGGGTCAGCGTTGGTGTGGCTCCCGTAGAGTACCTGTGTAGTTTGAGCTCATTCTCCTGGAACATCTCTGTCATGATCTGCAGTTTCTGCTGGAGTCTCTGCACCTGGCCCGTGTacttctcactgtctgtctgcagaGAGGCCTTCTCATTCTCCAGTTTCTTAACCCCCTCTGCAACACAACAGTAAAGCTGTTTAGTCCAGGTCTAGGCTCAAagagatactttgggattttggtaaTGAGGCCCTTTAATCGACTTCCCCAAAGTCAGATGAACTTGGATACCAGTTTAATGTATctctgtccagtatgaaggaagtgaGAGGTAGTTTCACGAACAAATGCTAACTAGCTTTAGTGCAataactggaagtctatgggtatttaCTAGTAATGCTAAGTATCcctttaatctgtgtctgggaaaccgacCTTTTGTCTTTGCATCTGGATTATTCCCAAAACACCCTCGCTTTTCTTGAACTAACCCTAGTATTTGTCTTTTCCTACTTGCACTGACTTTGCTAATAGCTACCTCATTGAGGAAAACGTTTACTTACTATGATTGCGATATGTGGTTCtcacctagctattttaagattaatgcactaactgtaagtcgctctggataagagcatctgctaaattactaaaatgtaaaaaattgtcTGTTATCATGAAAACAGCTATTGAAGCGTCTTTCAATAGACCTTCATTTTATGTACATTATGAAACAAACGTTGTTTTGTTACCCACCGTGATCAGAGGAATTACTATTGAACAGCTGACTACTCTGCTTACCTTGGAGGTCCTCCTTGGCCTTGACTTCATCTGCTAGCTTAGCAAACATCCTGTCCTTGGAATACgctggcactggaggataatgggttcctggtagtttgacgtttaattcttctcaagtcttttgcagttaatttgcgccttttcttccccatgcattttttgcgccccagttgactattcgcaacaaaacttttgaatgtccggtggtcacacctcaatagtttagctatttaaagagtgtcgcatccgtctgaaagtcattttacatttttggcttttcagtgtcagttaaatttcttttttggcccattttacctgaggtaatgaggctacctaataattatgcacaccttgatataaggtgttattcacttgcgccacaccctccctcattacacaaatacatatcacctgaaaatgattaaatccaataagcattcaagtttatatggtttggagttcgaaaatgtgaatagaaacaatgataagatcagaatactcacttgcctaataattgtgcatgcAGTGTAtaggaaacctggttcagtctgctttccaacagacactgggagacaaattcacctttcagcaggaaaataacataaaacacaaggccaaatatacactggagttgcttaccaagatgacattgaatgttcctgagtggcctagttacagttttgactgaaatcggcatgaaaatctattgcaagacAACCAACTTGGCAGAGCTTCAAGAATtctaaaaagaataatgtgcaaatattgtacaatccagatgtgcaaagcttttagaatcttacccaagaagactcacagctgtaatagcagccaaagatgattctaacatgtatttactCAGTGGtgtgattacttatgtaaataacatatctctgtattttattttcaatacataaaaatgtcaaaaaacatgttttcactttgtcgttatggggtatagtgtatagatgggtgagaaaaaaaagtaTACTTAATAAATGTTGAactcagactgtaacacaacaatatatggaataagtcaaggggtatgaatactttctaaaggcactgtatgtaccttTCTTTAATAGATTGCATGTCTGCTAAGCAAAGGTAAAGATGAGTACTATCAAGAGTTGCGAGTACACAACATACATTTTTACCCTGGCAAACAGAAATGTACCTTTACCATACATTGAGAGTGTAATGATTGTAACTTTTGTATTCAAAATAATAGGTACAAAAATGTACCATCATGCACTTTATCTGcacatcagaggaggctggtgggaggagctatagaaggatgggctcattgtagtggctggaattgaataaatggaatggtatcaaacacatcaaacatatggatatgttccatttattccattccagccattacaatgaacatgtcctcctatagctcctcccaccagccttcaCTATCGCACATGTACTCTAAAAGGTACCAAACAGTAACATGTGAGATCCTatgtgtacctctgaaggtagattgtgtatttttatattttttgtatcACAGGGAACAATACTGTACCCTTATTTCTAAGACTGTAGTCTGTTGGTAGACACACCATAAGAAGGTTTCAAGCAGAGGCGTTGTAATGCCTTCCTCGACTTGATTTTGTGTGTAGAGCACACGTCTgtcaaaatgtaaaatgtactgtatgcacgcatgactgtaagtccctTTGGATAAAAGTGGCAGCAAAATGGCATATACATCATAttatattacactgaacaaaaatataaacgcaacatgtaaagtgttgttcccatgtttcatgagctgaaataaaaaagtcCGGAAAcatctaattctgattggctgggtctggctcccctGTGGGTGGGcatggctgccaagtgggtgggcctatgccctcccaggccaacccatggctgcacctctgcccagtcatgtgaaatccgtagattagggcctaatttatttatttaaagtgactgatttctttatatgaactgtaactcagtaaaatcattgaaattactccatgttgcatttatatttttgttcagtatatatatattatgtatgctAGCTTGCAATGTTGCAAACTAGCATATATatctgtatttattttaaataaatttgtaaaaatgtctaaaaacatgttttcacttattccattacggggtattgtgtgtagatctgtgagagaaaaacatatatttaatccaatttgaattcaggctgtaacacaacaaaatgtatgaatactttctgaaaggcaCTGTGTATCTTTAGATCGTTGGTTCAAATCCAACTCCACTGACCAATGCACTGCATGAACTAGTTTTATGGGCGGGACTAAGAACTTATTAAGTGACAGGTGTTTCAGGGTATTTTTTACAGGTTAGGTGAGGGCACATTAATATGGTGCAAAAAGTCTCTAATATACAAAATATAATCATCCAAACAAATTATAGAATAGTACTTGGTGGATTTCTTCTCATTACCCCAGTATTATACTAGGCTGACCTTGATAATTGTAATTGATGATGGTGCCCTACATCGGGCTGAtgaagtatttaataacatttaGGGTTCTAACGGCCAATTAACTCCTGTAGCTAGTCATACCCTCCAATAGACTTGATTACTGACTGAAACAACCCCACTGTACTGGACTGCTTAGGGAGACTGAAACAACCCCACTGGTCTAAGACAAGAGAGTAGTTTGCACACCTTACCTGGGTGCATTGAGGACAATTATTGGGTACTGGACTGTACTGTGAGACAGAGTAGTCGAAAGAGAGTAGGTTGCACATCTTAGGTGGGTCTATTGAGGGCAATAACTGGCTGCTGGACTGTTGTGAGAGACTGCTATAACCCCACTGATCCTCCCTATACTAGTTGAAAAGAGACTATAACCAACAATTTAAGGACCATTAGA
This genomic window contains:
- the LOC123724121 gene encoding cTAGE family member 2-like; the encoded protein is MFAKLADEVKAKEDLQEGVKKLENEKASLQTDSEKYTGQVQRLQQKLQIMTEMFQENELKLHRYSTGATPTLTQMHSFIYKHSNQITFYWSHTHDVIAGVAQFLCF